From the Kineosporia sp. NBRC 101731 genome, one window contains:
- a CDS encoding phosphopantetheine-binding protein, whose product MSITNEQVLADIAELLNVEPGDVDAEMDLRDQGIDSIRIMELVERWRGAGVEKVDFIVLAEDQRLSRWLQVLADLQQSR is encoded by the coding sequence GTGAGCATCACCAACGAACAGGTCCTGGCCGACATCGCGGAGCTGCTGAACGTGGAGCCCGGTGACGTGGACGCCGAGATGGACCTGCGCGATCAGGGCATCGATTCGATCCGGATCATGGAGCTGGTCGAGCGCTGGCGGGGGGCCGGTGTCGAGAAGGTCGACTTCATCGTGCTGGCCGAGGATCAGCGTCTGTCGCGGTGGCTCCAGGTGCTGGCGGATCTGCAGCAATCGAGATGA
- a CDS encoding ABC transporter substrate-binding protein, translated as MTKTLTRRRMAAPAAVLVALLALVGCGSSSDGDSGESGAAAGAPASALMPAGEGTTQYPMTLTSPWGETVLEKRPERIAIVTGANDMDNTLALGVTPVFADKYMAEYEWAADAGASKIENLGEITDVIPFEAVAASKPDLLIAIQTDAAFVGDSYKKLSQIAPVLVAPETSWDVTWQESVKLIGQTLDLSAKADDVIADVEAKVAQEKAAHPEFSGKSISFVEWHAGMESLTYRSFTGSATAEVFGELGFVPSEAASQFSRDSLLVSKENYSKLDADVLMLAASKDLSEDIQSEPVFKAIPAVADGRFALLDTEQEPSAGWAMSWPSALSLPWITALVTPKLADAVQ; from the coding sequence ATGACCAAGACCCTCACCCGCAGACGGATGGCTGCCCCGGCCGCTGTACTGGTGGCACTGCTCGCCCTTGTCGGCTGCGGATCCTCCAGCGACGGTGATTCCGGCGAGTCCGGCGCCGCGGCCGGGGCGCCGGCGAGCGCCCTGATGCCCGCCGGCGAGGGCACCACCCAGTACCCCATGACACTCACGTCCCCCTGGGGCGAAACCGTTCTCGAGAAGCGGCCCGAGCGGATCGCGATCGTGACCGGCGCCAACGACATGGACAACACCCTCGCCCTCGGGGTGACGCCGGTCTTCGCCGACAAGTACATGGCCGAGTACGAGTGGGCCGCGGACGCCGGGGCCTCGAAGATCGAGAATCTCGGCGAGATCACCGATGTCATTCCCTTCGAGGCGGTCGCCGCGAGCAAGCCCGACCTGCTGATCGCCATCCAGACCGATGCCGCCTTCGTGGGTGACAGCTACAAGAAGCTCTCCCAGATCGCCCCGGTCCTGGTCGCACCGGAGACCAGCTGGGACGTCACCTGGCAGGAGTCGGTCAAGCTGATCGGCCAGACCCTCGACCTGTCCGCGAAGGCCGACGACGTGATCGCCGACGTCGAGGCGAAGGTCGCCCAGGAGAAGGCCGCCCACCCCGAGTTCAGCGGCAAGTCAATCTCGTTCGTGGAATGGCACGCCGGCATGGAGTCGCTGACCTACCGCTCGTTCACGGGTTCGGCAACCGCCGAGGTGTTCGGCGAGCTCGGCTTCGTTCCGTCCGAGGCCGCCTCCCAGTTCTCACGCGACAGCCTGCTGGTCAGTAAGGAGAACTACAGCAAGCTGGACGCCGACGTCCTGATGCTCGCGGCCTCGAAGGATCTGAGCGAGGACATCCAGTCGGAGCCGGTCTTCAAGGCCATCCCGGCCGTTGCCGACGGGCGGTTCGCTCTGCTCGACACCGAGCAGGAGCCCTCAGCCGGTTGGGCGATGAGCTGGCCGTCCGCCCTGAGCCTGCCCTGGATCACCGCTCTGGTGACCCCGAAACTGGCTGACGCCGTCCAGTAG
- a CDS encoding cation:proton antiporter, which yields MGAPLPPLSPHVLTIFLLQISLLLTVAVILGRLAVRLGLPALVGELLTGVVLGPSLLGTLVPGLWDHVLPAGTDQLHLVDAVGQIGLLLLVGVTGIQVDVAMLRRRGATGIRVSLAGLLLPLALGIAAGFAVPSSFLTDGTERGTFALFLGVAMCVTAIPVIAKTLADLGLLHRDIGQLTLAAGTVDDAVGWFLLSVVSAAATTGIRAGSVALSILYLMAFLAVALLVGRPLVARVLTLTGRSSDTGPRVTVSVVVILIGATATQSMGMEAMFGAFVAGILISLARNDEPQDDRPGRSLWRDLAPLRTVTLSVFAPIFLATAGLRVDLTALADPAVALAAVLLLALAVIGKFAGAYVGARSSRMSHWEGIALGAGMNSRGVVEVVIATTGLRLGVLSTETYTVIVLIAVVTSVISPPILRFAMSRVDVTSEEQQREITMAQGFS from the coding sequence ATGGGTGCCCCCCTTCCCCCGCTGTCCCCGCACGTCCTGACGATCTTCCTGCTGCAGATCAGCCTGCTGCTGACGGTCGCCGTGATCCTGGGGCGCCTGGCCGTCCGTCTCGGGCTGCCGGCCTTGGTCGGCGAGCTCCTGACCGGTGTCGTACTCGGCCCGTCACTGCTCGGGACGCTGGTTCCCGGCCTGTGGGACCACGTCCTGCCGGCCGGCACCGACCAGCTCCACCTGGTCGACGCCGTCGGCCAGATCGGCCTGTTGCTCCTGGTGGGCGTCACCGGGATCCAGGTCGATGTGGCGATGCTGCGCCGCCGCGGCGCCACCGGTATCCGGGTCAGCCTGGCCGGTCTGCTGCTGCCCCTGGCGCTGGGAATCGCCGCCGGTTTCGCCGTCCCGTCCTCGTTCCTGACCGACGGCACCGAGCGCGGCACGTTCGCCCTGTTCCTGGGCGTCGCGATGTGCGTCACGGCCATCCCGGTCATCGCCAAGACCCTGGCCGACCTGGGCCTTCTGCACCGCGACATCGGGCAACTAACGCTGGCCGCGGGCACCGTCGATGATGCCGTGGGCTGGTTCCTGCTCTCGGTGGTCTCGGCAGCCGCAACCACCGGGATCCGCGCCGGATCCGTCGCCCTGTCCATTCTCTACCTGATGGCGTTCTTGGCCGTAGCGCTGCTGGTCGGGCGCCCCCTGGTGGCCCGGGTGCTGACCCTGACCGGCCGCTCCTCCGACACCGGGCCCCGCGTCACCGTGAGCGTGGTGGTGATCCTCATCGGCGCGACGGCCACCCAGTCGATGGGGATGGAGGCGATGTTCGGGGCCTTCGTCGCCGGGATCCTGATCAGCCTGGCCCGCAACGACGAACCCCAGGACGACCGGCCCGGGCGCTCACTGTGGCGCGACCTGGCACCGCTGCGAACGGTCACCCTCTCCGTGTTCGCACCCATCTTCCTGGCCACCGCCGGCCTGCGGGTCGACCTCACCGCACTGGCCGACCCGGCCGTGGCCCTGGCCGCGGTCCTGTTGCTGGCGCTGGCTGTCATCGGCAAGTTCGCCGGGGCCTACGTGGGTGCCCGCAGCAGCCGCATGTCTCACTGGGAAGGCATCGCTCTCGGAGCCGGGATGAACAGCCGCGGCGTGGTCGAAGTGGTCATCGCCACCACCGGTCTGCGGTTGGGGGTCCTGTCCACCGAGACCTACACCGTCATCGTGCTGATCGCCGTCGTCACGTCGGTGATCAGTCCCCCGATCCTGCGGTTCGCGATGTCCCGTGTCGACGTCACCTCCGAGGAACAGCAGCGAGAAATCACGATGGCGCAGGGCTTCTCCTGA